The Rhodobacter sp. CZR27 genome includes a window with the following:
- a CDS encoding P27 family phage terminase small subunit has protein sequence MKGRKPKLNMIEGVAAGRCPSPPGGLEAHGAAEWKRVAPLLQGRGHLTDDTLATLESYCRAVGLSRIYNEMMATEGHVLATEKGLVTHPAFKMLMGTMREARLLAAELGLTPHRRGSGDGAEKPTTDKWSGDLLA, from the coding sequence ATGAAGGGCCGCAAGCCGAAGCTGAATATGATCGAGGGCGTGGCTGCTGGCCGTTGCCCGTCGCCGCCCGGCGGGCTTGAAGCGCACGGCGCGGCCGAGTGGAAACGTGTGGCGCCTCTGCTGCAAGGCCGCGGCCACCTGACCGACGACACGCTCGCCACGCTCGAAAGCTACTGCCGGGCCGTTGGCCTGTCGCGGATCTACAACGAGATGATGGCAACCGAGGGGCATGTTCTCGCGACCGAGAAAGGTCTGGTGACGCATCCCGCGTTCAAGATGCTGATGGGCACCATGCGGGAAGCGCGGCTACTCGCCGCCGAACTCGGCCTGACGCCGCATCGGCGCGGCTCTGGTGACGGCGCAGAGAAACCGACGACCGACAAATGGTCGGGCGATCTACTGGCCTGA
- a CDS encoding HNH endonuclease has protein sequence MPWAAPRHCAAGHPPFTGARCPICAAASKAAAEARRPSANERGYTGKWATARAEFLKLNPLCSCGAAATVVDHVIPHKGDQKLFWQRSNWQPMCKPCHDRKTVREDGGFGNPVKGRGGDRIRRAGAETGALVSRATPPKMALSKWDFWS, from the coding sequence ATGCCATGGGCCGCGCCTCGTCACTGTGCTGCCGGGCATCCGCCGTTCACTGGCGCACGCTGCCCGATCTGCGCTGCCGCCTCGAAGGCTGCCGCCGAGGCGCGTCGTCCGTCCGCGAACGAGCGCGGCTACACCGGCAAGTGGGCAACGGCGCGAGCCGAGTTCCTGAAGCTGAACCCGCTCTGCTCCTGTGGTGCCGCGGCTACCGTCGTGGATCACGTCATTCCGCACAAGGGCGACCAGAAGCTGTTCTGGCAGCGATCGAACTGGCAGCCGATGTGCAAGCCCTGTCACGACCGGAAGACTGTCCGCGAGGATGGCGGCTTCGGCAACCCCGTCAAGGGCCGGGGCGGTGATCGAATTCGGCGGGCGGGTGCTGAAACCGGCGCCCTCGTTTCGCGCGCAACGCCGCCGAAAATGGCACTTTCCAAATGGGACTTTTGGTCATGA
- a CDS encoding phage head-tail connector protein, producing MLKQITPPTELPVTLAEALARLRVDHNEDDAILETYIRAATERLDGPNGYLGRAIKPQVWEITLDRFTGPIRLPLPPCREVTSVAYVAADGSTVTLEPGAYIVAGLGSDEGAVIHPATGWPATAAHPEAVTVRFSCGYTTVPEPIRMAILDRLCRIYDGDDESIPADREDDMLRNLRIWDF from the coding sequence ATGCTGAAGCAGATCACGCCGCCAACCGAACTTCCGGTCACGCTGGCCGAGGCGCTGGCCCGGCTGCGCGTCGATCACAACGAGGATGACGCGATCCTCGAAACCTACATCCGCGCGGCAACCGAACGCCTCGACGGGCCGAACGGCTATCTTGGCCGGGCGATCAAGCCGCAGGTGTGGGAGATCACCCTCGACCGCTTCACCGGGCCGATCCGCCTGCCGCTGCCGCCGTGCCGCGAGGTGACATCGGTCGCCTATGTCGCCGCCGACGGCTCGACCGTGACGCTCGAACCCGGCGCCTACATCGTGGCCGGACTGGGCAGCGACGAGGGCGCCGTGATCCATCCGGCGACCGGCTGGCCGGCGACTGCCGCGCATCCCGAGGCCGTCACCGTCCGCTTCTCCTGCGGCTACACGACCGTGCCGGAGCCGATCCGAATGGCGATCCTCGACCGGCTCTGCCGGATCTACGACGGCGACGACGAGAGCATACCGGCCGATCGAGAAGACGACATGCTCCGCAACCTCCGCATCTGGGATTTTTGA
- a CDS encoding phage major capsid protein codes for MERLDLEIKFQSTEAGLIAGYASPFGGEPDSAGDVVARGAYAASLKAHREAGTMPLLLWQHDPTQPVGRWLDMREDEKGLHVTGRLVLETMRGAEAYALLKAGALNGLSIGYRTKRAERLPGGARLLTEIDLIEISLVSIPAASSARITSVKTAAVAAPSAARAASNRSRIMADEQKAAAPEAANDIEDRMTAVEETVASLDTRLAAVEESVGNVVKAAGRIEQKLARPGIITKAEEPGEIQTKAFGAYIKHGDAAGAELKSLDMATNGGGYLAPSEFVKEVVKNLVQFSPIRQHARVISIGAAEARMPKRTGTLTAAWVSETGNRSSTDPTYGEIVLTPHEAACYVDVSNALLEDNQYNLQGELAADFAEEFGRLEGAAFVSGTGTGQPGGILTDTSVPKVASGAAAAISADAIIGMFHALPGFYAANAVWGMNRSTIGAVRKLKTSDGHFLWAESLAEGNPPTILGRPVIELPDMPDVAANALPILFGDLKQGYRVVDRLSLSVMRDPYSRATNGQTRFHGRRRVGGDVVKAEAIRLLKVATSV; via the coding sequence ATGGAGCGGCTTGACCTTGAAATCAAATTTCAATCGACCGAGGCCGGTCTCATCGCCGGCTATGCCTCGCCCTTCGGCGGCGAGCCTGACAGCGCGGGCGACGTGGTCGCGCGAGGCGCCTACGCCGCAAGCCTGAAGGCGCACCGGGAGGCGGGGACGATGCCGCTCCTGCTCTGGCAGCACGACCCGACGCAGCCTGTCGGGCGCTGGCTCGACATGCGCGAGGATGAGAAGGGCCTGCATGTCACTGGCCGCCTCGTGCTGGAAACGATGCGGGGCGCCGAGGCCTATGCGCTGCTGAAGGCTGGCGCGCTGAACGGGCTATCGATCGGCTACCGGACGAAGCGGGCCGAGCGCCTGCCGGGCGGGGCGCGCCTGCTGACCGAAATCGACCTCATCGAAATCTCGCTCGTGTCCATCCCGGCGGCATCGTCCGCGCGGATCACCAGCGTGAAGACTGCCGCCGTCGCGGCACCATCCGCCGCGCGTGCGGCAAGCAACAGGAGCCGGATCATGGCTGATGAACAGAAGGCTGCCGCGCCTGAAGCGGCGAACGACATCGAGGACCGCATGACGGCGGTCGAAGAGACCGTGGCGAGCCTCGACACCCGCCTCGCCGCCGTCGAAGAGAGCGTGGGCAACGTCGTCAAGGCGGCGGGCCGGATCGAACAGAAACTGGCGCGGCCGGGCATCATCACCAAGGCCGAAGAGCCGGGCGAGATCCAGACCAAGGCCTTCGGCGCTTACATCAAGCACGGTGACGCGGCGGGCGCGGAACTGAAGTCGCTCGACATGGCGACCAACGGCGGCGGCTACCTCGCGCCGAGCGAGTTCGTCAAGGAAGTGGTGAAGAACCTCGTCCAGTTCTCGCCGATCCGGCAACACGCCCGTGTCATCAGCATCGGCGCGGCCGAGGCCCGGATGCCCAAGCGCACCGGCACGCTCACCGCCGCGTGGGTCTCGGAGACCGGCAACCGCTCTTCGACCGATCCGACCTATGGCGAGATCGTGCTGACCCCGCACGAGGCCGCCTGCTATGTGGACGTGTCGAACGCGCTGCTCGAAGACAACCAGTACAACCTTCAGGGCGAGCTTGCGGCGGACTTCGCCGAAGAGTTCGGGCGCCTCGAAGGCGCGGCCTTCGTCTCGGGCACCGGCACCGGGCAACCCGGCGGCATCCTGACCGACACGTCGGTTCCGAAGGTGGCCAGCGGCGCGGCGGCGGCAATCTCGGCCGACGCGATCATCGGCATGTTCCACGCGCTGCCGGGCTTCTACGCGGCGAACGCGGTCTGGGGCATGAACCGCTCGACCATCGGCGCCGTGCGCAAGCTGAAGACCAGCGACGGGCACTTCCTCTGGGCCGAAAGCCTGGCCGAGGGCAACCCGCCGACCATCCTGGGCCGCCCCGTCATCGAACTGCCGGACATGCCCGACGTGGCCGCGAACGCGCTGCCGATCCTCTTCGGCGATCTGAAGCAGGGCTACCGCGTGGTGGACCGGCTGAGCCTGTCGGTCATGCGTGACCCCTACAGCCGCGCCACCAACGGGCAGACGCGCTTCCATGGCCGCCGCCGTGTCGGGGGCGACGTGGTGAAGGCCGAGGCGATCCGCCTGCTGAAGGTCGCCACCAGCGTCTAA
- a CDS encoding phage portal protein: MHGGAMLRLFKSRSETKSGVASPSPELIALFGGSPSAAGVAVTPETALRCPTVYASVKVLAESVAQLPLHLYRRTADGGKERATDHPLAEILHDQANDWTSAAEFRLFMQTQVLLHGNAFAFINRTGGKITELIPLQSSAVEVLTDAVTMEPSYRVTASDATQREFARTEILHLRTLGTSPNVGLSPIMQAREAIGLASAMELHAAKLFAQGARPSGVFKYAKTLGPETLRKLRDSFNAAHAGGENSGRTLILEDGMDFVPVSFSSVDLQFLELRRHQVAEIARVFRIPLHLLQELERTTHNNAEHMGQQFLTLTLLPWLKLWEGAIRRALLTPEERTTYHAEFLADDIARADLAARFEAYAKAVTNGLLSPNEIRAAENRAPYAGGDQFRLPLNTEDAGGAHGAA; encoded by the coding sequence TTGCACGGGGGCGCAATGCTTCGCCTTTTTAAATCCCGCTCTGAAACGAAATCCGGCGTGGCCAGTCCATCGCCGGAATTGATCGCCTTGTTCGGCGGCTCGCCTTCCGCGGCCGGTGTGGCAGTCACGCCCGAAACCGCACTCCGCTGCCCGACCGTCTATGCATCGGTCAAGGTGCTGGCCGAGAGCGTCGCGCAACTTCCGCTGCATCTCTATCGCCGCACTGCTGACGGCGGGAAGGAACGGGCCACCGATCACCCGCTTGCCGAGATCCTGCACGACCAGGCAAATGACTGGACCAGTGCGGCCGAGTTCCGGCTGTTCATGCAGACGCAGGTGCTCCTGCACGGCAACGCCTTCGCCTTCATCAACCGGACGGGCGGGAAGATCACCGAATTGATCCCGCTGCAATCGTCGGCTGTCGAAGTGCTGACCGACGCTGTCACTATGGAGCCGAGCTACCGCGTGACCGCGAGCGACGCCACGCAGCGCGAATTTGCCCGGACGGAGATCCTCCACCTGCGCACGCTGGGCACATCGCCCAACGTGGGCCTGTCGCCGATCATGCAGGCGCGCGAGGCGATCGGTCTGGCGAGCGCGATGGAGTTGCACGCGGCCAAGCTGTTCGCCCAGGGCGCCCGGCCGTCGGGCGTGTTCAAATATGCCAAGACGCTGGGGCCGGAGACGCTGCGCAAGCTGCGCGACAGTTTCAACGCAGCCCATGCCGGGGGCGAGAACTCCGGCCGGACCCTGATCCTCGAAGACGGCATGGACTTCGTGCCGGTCTCGTTCTCGTCGGTCGATCTTCAGTTCCTCGAACTGCGCCGCCATCAGGTCGCCGAGATCGCCCGCGTGTTCCGCATCCCGCTTCACCTGCTTCAGGAGCTTGAGCGGACGACCCACAACAACGCCGAGCACATGGGGCAACAGTTCCTGACGCTGACGCTCCTGCCGTGGCTGAAGCTCTGGGAAGGTGCGATCCGCCGCGCGCTGCTGACGCCCGAAGAGCGGACGACCTACCACGCCGAGTTCCTGGCCGACGACATCGCCCGCGCTGATCTGGCCGCGCGCTTCGAGGCCTACGCGAAGGCCGTCACCAACGGACTTTTGTCGCCGAACGAGATCAGGGCGGCCGAGAACCGGGCGCCTTACGCGGGCGGCGACCAGTTCCGGCTTCCTTTGAACACCGAAGACGCAGGGGGCGCCCATGGAGCGGCTTGA
- a CDS encoding helix-turn-helix domain-containing protein yields the protein MTGAHRNKTEHERNNVPVCSGTTGTHTYGVFRVFRSEATKCADKAIQQGNEQMADQPPLDAINSAPAGIWGLPAIAQALGISIDTARRWARSGKAPIRQPGGGRYYADRGELAEWLGGRQ from the coding sequence ATGACCGGAGCACACCGGAACAAGACGGAACACGAACGGAACAATGTTCCGGTGTGTTCCGGAACAACCGGAACACACACCTATGGTGTGTTCCGTGTGTTCCGATCAGAGGCGACGAAGTGCGCTGACAAAGCCATCCAGCAAGGGAACGAACAAATGGCAGATCAACCCCCGCTCGACGCCATCAACAGCGCCCCGGCAGGGATATGGGGCCTCCCTGCGATCGCCCAAGCCCTCGGGATCAGTATCGACACCGCTCGCCGCTGGGCACGCTCTGGCAAGGCGCCGATCCGCCAACCGGGCGGTGGGCGCTACTACGCCGACCGCGGCGAACTGGCAGAATGGCTCGGGGGGCGCCAATGA
- a CDS encoding AAA family ATPase, which yields MVALPNPFEDLFADGVEALTVAPQAAPAMKPKFELVRVSDMEFREPEFHIDGILETSSFALIFGDPGCCKSFVAIGMACCVACGVPFHGREVRQGPVIYIAGEGHSGLTRRVKAWERQSGVATANAPLFFSKMAADFLDANFVSLVAEVVDSVAAAEGPPALIIIDTLARNFGSGNESAPPDMNAFVNAVCAVTARYDKCTGLVVHHTGHAEKMRARGSMNLKAALDVEYRVEKDGDEVRVVNTKTKDAAVPPDMHFVLTPVDVGVTKECEVITSAVLVERMASGQPKKAPRLMGDARIGFDTFNKVRRETCGAMEDLSASVHVDDWRRAFYAAHTGDNQDAKKVAFQRARKKLVESGWLSVHDDHYRLARLET from the coding sequence ATGGTCGCACTGCCAAATCCCTTTGAGGATCTGTTCGCCGATGGCGTTGAGGCTCTGACGGTGGCGCCACAAGCTGCGCCGGCCATGAAGCCGAAGTTCGAGTTGGTCCGCGTCTCGGACATGGAGTTCCGCGAGCCGGAGTTCCATATCGACGGCATCCTCGAAACGTCCAGCTTTGCACTGATCTTCGGCGATCCTGGGTGCTGCAAGTCTTTTGTTGCCATCGGTATGGCGTGCTGCGTAGCTTGTGGCGTTCCATTCCATGGGCGGGAAGTTCGGCAGGGGCCGGTTATCTATATCGCCGGTGAAGGTCACAGCGGCCTTACAAGGCGCGTTAAGGCGTGGGAGCGCCAATCTGGCGTCGCAACCGCTAATGCACCTCTATTCTTCTCTAAAATGGCGGCGGATTTTCTTGACGCGAACTTTGTCTCGCTTGTTGCGGAAGTGGTGGATTCCGTGGCCGCAGCAGAGGGTCCACCGGCGTTGATCATCATTGACACTCTGGCGCGAAACTTTGGCTCCGGCAATGAGAGCGCACCCCCAGATATGAACGCCTTCGTTAATGCCGTGTGCGCGGTTACTGCCCGCTACGACAAATGCACCGGCCTCGTTGTCCACCATACCGGACACGCCGAAAAGATGCGAGCACGGGGATCGATGAACTTGAAAGCTGCGCTTGATGTCGAATATCGCGTCGAGAAGGATGGTGACGAAGTCCGCGTGGTCAATACGAAGACCAAAGACGCGGCGGTGCCGCCGGATATGCACTTTGTTCTTACGCCCGTCGATGTGGGCGTCACGAAAGAATGCGAGGTCATCACTAGCGCCGTTCTTGTGGAGCGCATGGCATCGGGGCAGCCTAAGAAAGCGCCGCGCCTAATGGGTGACGCCCGCATTGGCTTCGACACCTTCAACAAGGTCCGCCGCGAGACTTGCGGTGCGATGGAAGACCTTTCCGCGTCTGTCCATGTCGATGATTGGCGACGCGCATTCTACGCAGCGCACACCGGCGACAACCAGGATGCGAAGAAGGTCGCATTCCAGCGCGCCCGGAAGAAGCTCGTGGAGTCCGGATGGCTGTCCGTCCATGACGACCATTACCGACTTGCGAGGCTCGAAACATGA
- a CDS encoding bifunctional DNA primase/polymerase — protein MTWADTIELRARLHGNGWRIVPVDEKSKGPLFAAWPSFQYDPSRPEPIIPRTRNAQGAPTALPHAGTGAITSGFVGVDIDIDDPSRADAARRAFEMVAESAVIVRQRQGSARRMLFYGAGEGVEGLSRSIGDDAAKVEIFANHPGRQVMIHGRHPSGAVLEYEGDAPEDWNVADLPRLDWATLNAAFKAALEAAGIRIDGSVDRNAESVRGLRADDEIREALGERLHRIFSGASVHRASKEAADMLAHKLGLDGDQTAAVLAAVAIAARAVSPAHGERYDEMLRKADSRGGWYASRAAAQPTDPDAYGYWAVQRMNAMKRAWRLLPAGLQKQFLEAARDAEAAAKGGTV, from the coding sequence ATGACGTGGGCTGATACCATCGAGTTGCGGGCGCGCCTTCACGGCAATGGCTGGCGGATCGTGCCTGTGGACGAGAAGTCGAAGGGGCCGCTCTTTGCGGCTTGGCCTTCGTTCCAATACGACCCATCCCGTCCCGAGCCGATCATTCCGCGAACGCGGAACGCGCAAGGCGCCCCCACTGCGCTGCCCCACGCCGGGACGGGCGCAATCACCAGCGGCTTTGTTGGCGTCGATATCGACATTGACGACCCGAGTCGCGCGGACGCCGCCCGCCGGGCGTTCGAGATGGTTGCCGAGTCGGCAGTCATCGTGAGGCAGCGCCAAGGCAGCGCGCGGCGGATGCTATTCTACGGCGCTGGAGAAGGCGTTGAGGGTCTTTCCCGCTCAATCGGCGATGATGCCGCCAAGGTGGAGATCTTCGCGAACCATCCAGGCAGGCAGGTGATGATCCACGGCCGGCATCCGTCGGGTGCGGTGCTCGAATACGAGGGCGATGCGCCCGAGGATTGGAACGTGGCCGACCTACCGCGGCTCGATTGGGCGACGCTGAATGCCGCCTTCAAGGCCGCCCTGGAAGCTGCTGGGATCAGGATTGACGGCAGCGTCGATCGCAATGCCGAAAGCGTGCGAGGGCTGCGGGCGGACGACGAGATCCGCGAGGCTCTAGGCGAACGTCTTCACCGGATCTTCAGCGGCGCGAGCGTTCATCGCGCATCGAAAGAGGCCGCCGACATGCTCGCGCACAAGCTGGGCCTCGACGGCGATCAGACTGCGGCCGTTCTGGCCGCCGTGGCGATCGCTGCCCGTGCGGTCAGTCCGGCCCACGGCGAGCGGTATGACGAGATGTTGCGCAAGGCCGACAGTCGCGGCGGCTGGTATGCCTCCCGTGCCGCGGCACAGCCGACCGACCCCGACGCCTACGGCTACTGGGCCGTGCAGCGGATGAACGCGATGAAACGTGCTTGGCGGCTACTGCCGGCTGGTCTGCAAAAACAATTTCTTGAGGCCGCAAGGGATGCCGAGGCAGCCGCGAAAGGGGGAACCGTCTAA
- a CDS encoding AlpA family transcriptional regulator gives MTAKLITSAMVRSICGNVSDMTLWRWRNDSAMNFPRPIYIARRRYWREADILTWIEERAKQAA, from the coding sequence ATGACCGCGAAACTGATTACTTCTGCAATGGTCCGCAGCATCTGCGGCAACGTCAGCGATATGACTTTGTGGCGGTGGCGGAACGATTCAGCGATGAATTTCCCGCGCCCAATTTACATTGCCCGCCGTCGTTACTGGCGGGAGGCGGATATTCTGACTTGGATTGAAGAGCGGGCAAAACAGGCGGCGTGA
- a CDS encoding ECF-type sigma factor, which produces MADLRALFLATRRDGMKLADDLAERRARACEILRSGEPIDQEIRNAIADLLDGNRGKGQPSRPPSKWWEVGKAKEEGMSVAEIADVLGLTTRTVERGLAYYRQAAEAAK; this is translated from the coding sequence ATGGCTGATCTTCGCGCCCTCTTCCTCGCGACCAGACGCGATGGCATGAAGCTCGCCGACGATCTGGCCGAGCGGCGAGCGCGAGCCTGCGAGATCCTGCGATCTGGCGAGCCAATCGACCAGGAGATCCGCAACGCCATCGCGGATCTGCTCGACGGCAACCGCGGAAAAGGGCAGCCGAGCCGGCCGCCGTCGAAATGGTGGGAGGTCGGAAAGGCGAAAGAGGAAGGCATGTCCGTCGCTGAAATCGCGGACGTGCTGGGTCTGACCACGCGGACAGTCGAACGTGGCCTGGCCTATTATCGCCAAGCGGCCGAGGCCGCCAAGTAA
- a CDS encoding site-specific integrase — MKLSAATVEKIKPTDKRQEIPDSLCVGLYLIVQPTGKKGWQVRYRHGGVHRRMSLGAFPMLSLADARERARQTLAAASAGTDPAAEVKAAKAPKPENDRDKIKTLISQFDKRHLSKLKSGDVVRRELDRFVVAAWGDRDIHTITKRDVIGLLDGIADSGRVVTANRVRAYLNKFLGWCVERDILATSPATGVKPVAKEASRDRVLTDDEIRWFWAACEAEGFPWGPVGKVLLLTGQRLNEVAQITDNEIRGDLWHLSADRTKNGRVHDVPLAEAVIAVLDGVERVTDGEGRARFIFTTTGRTPVSGFFKARATLAEAMTTIASKERGQPVEIPRWTFHDLRRTAATGMARLGIAVRVTEAVLNHVSGTGGGIVAVYQRHDYADEKRQALEAWARFVASLVEGKTDNVVRLEARANG, encoded by the coding sequence ATGAAGCTGAGCGCCGCAACCGTCGAGAAGATCAAACCGACCGACAAGCGACAGGAGATCCCGGACAGCCTCTGCGTCGGGCTTTATCTCATCGTCCAGCCGACCGGGAAAAAGGGCTGGCAGGTCCGCTACCGGCATGGCGGGGTGCATCGGCGCATGTCTCTCGGCGCGTTCCCGATGCTGTCCCTTGCGGATGCGCGCGAGCGTGCCCGGCAAACCCTGGCCGCGGCAAGCGCCGGCACCGATCCGGCAGCGGAGGTCAAGGCCGCCAAAGCTCCGAAGCCTGAGAATGACCGCGACAAGATCAAGACCCTGATCAGCCAGTTCGACAAGCGGCACCTGTCCAAGCTGAAAAGCGGCGACGTGGTGCGGCGCGAGCTTGACCGCTTCGTGGTCGCGGCATGGGGCGACCGCGATATTCACACGATCACCAAGCGCGATGTGATCGGCCTGCTCGACGGCATCGCGGACAGTGGCCGCGTGGTGACCGCGAACCGCGTCCGCGCCTACCTGAACAAGTTCCTCGGCTGGTGTGTCGAGCGGGACATTCTGGCGACAAGCCCGGCGACCGGCGTGAAGCCGGTGGCAAAGGAGGCCAGCCGCGACCGGGTGCTGACCGACGACGAGATCCGGTGGTTCTGGGCGGCCTGCGAAGCCGAGGGCTTTCCGTGGGGGCCGGTCGGCAAGGTGCTGCTTCTGACGGGCCAACGGCTAAACGAGGTGGCGCAAATCACCGACAACGAGATCCGGGGCGATCTCTGGCACCTCTCGGCAGACCGGACGAAGAACGGCCGGGTGCATGACGTGCCGCTCGCAGAAGCCGTGATCGCCGTCCTGGATGGCGTGGAGCGCGTGACGGACGGGGAGGGCAGGGCGCGGTTCATCTTCACCACGACCGGCCGAACGCCCGTCAGCGGCTTCTTCAAGGCACGGGCGACACTGGCCGAGGCCATGACGACGATCGCCAGCAAGGAGCGGGGGCAGCCTGTCGAAATCCCGCGCTGGACGTTCCACGACCTGCGCAGGACGGCGGCAACCGGAATGGCGCGCCTCGGCATCGCCGTCCGCGTCACTGAGGCCGTCCTGAACCATGTGAGCGGGACCGGAGGCGGGATCGTCGCCGTCTATCAGCGGCACGACTACGCCGACGAGAAGCGGCAGGCGCTGGAGGCTTGGGCGCGGTTCGTGGCGTCGCTGGTGGAGGGCAAGACGGATAACGTGGTGAGGCTGGAGGCGCGAGCGAATGGCTGA
- a CDS encoding DUF6538 domain-containing protein — protein MDHSSVHEPYNKNGSFTFKKSGVFYFVRRVPRDLERFHTTRRISFSLRTRSQDAAVVRARELAARLDRHWHDLRMQHDTLLSRYLRTVPEPSEPRSETRAGESSGQQTASAAAAPESEALPVLSDAVGRYVALTGRARPQSFHNAVARVSALLVKLCGDKPVDGYTRSDACKFRDHLVNAGVAGSTIIRKINTVRAELRGVRSGRTADDGVQLALRGCQGRNIGAPAVLDASASASEHALPRPGRRAPMAARAVADTGLRLGETVGLLRSDFRVVDRVPAVFIQPHPWRRLKNASSKRVVPLMGEALWASQRIFDTTSASPFAFPSHNDGETSRTNSASATLNKWLDVNGLKGVSVHSLRHSFRDRCRRIVCASVRRKGLLSGKLSLRSLNHATCQNPWIWSPATRRQDLEQRHGRSGKALDSQPRASGARRRRLPAEGNGRSASQNRGQDPPLEWA, from the coding sequence GTGGACCATTCATCCGTGCACGAGCCGTATAACAAGAACGGCTCCTTCACCTTCAAGAAATCCGGCGTCTTCTACTTCGTGCGGCGCGTCCCGCGCGACCTGGAGCGCTTCCACACCACGAGGCGCATCTCGTTCTCCCTGCGGACGCGATCCCAGGACGCCGCCGTCGTGCGGGCACGCGAACTCGCCGCACGACTCGACCGGCACTGGCACGACCTCCGCATGCAGCACGACACGCTGCTCTCCCGGTATCTCCGAACCGTCCCCGAACCGTCTGAACCACGCTCCGAAACACGCGCGGGCGAATCTTCTGGTCAACAGACGGCATCCGCTGCCGCTGCCCCCGAGTCGGAAGCGTTGCCGGTGCTCTCGGACGCTGTGGGGCGGTATGTCGCACTGACCGGACGCGCGCGTCCGCAGAGCTTCCACAACGCCGTGGCTCGGGTCTCTGCCTTGCTCGTGAAGCTCTGCGGGGACAAACCGGTGGACGGCTACACACGCTCCGACGCCTGCAAGTTCCGGGATCATCTCGTGAATGCGGGCGTGGCCGGGAGCACGATCATCCGCAAAATCAACACCGTGCGGGCTGAGCTTCGCGGCGTCAGAAGCGGGCGCACTGCAGACGACGGCGTTCAGCTAGCTCTACGTGGATGCCAAGGCCGGAACATCGGAGCGCCAGCCGTTCTCGACGCCTCAGCTTCAGCGTCTGAACACGCTCTGCCGCGACCCGGACGACGAGCGCCGATGGCTGCTCGCGCTGTCGCCGACACCGGGCTGCGGCTTGGGGAAACTGTCGGCTTGCTCAGGTCTGATTTCCGCGTGGTCGACAGAGTGCCTGCCGTCTTCATCCAGCCGCACCCTTGGCGGCGCTTGAAGAACGCCAGCAGCAAGCGTGTCGTCCCGCTCATGGGTGAGGCGCTCTGGGCGTCTCAGCGCATCTTCGACACGACCTCGGCCAGCCCGTTCGCCTTTCCAAGCCACAACGACGGCGAGACCAGCCGCACGAACAGCGCGTCGGCGACGCTCAACAAGTGGCTGGACGTGAACGGACTGAAAGGCGTGTCAGTCCACTCCCTGCGCCACAGCTTCCGCGATCGATGCCGCCGGATCGTCTGCGCGTCCGTCAGGCGGAAAGGGTTGCTCAGCGGCAAGCTCTCCTTGCGGAGCCTGAATCATGCCACCTGCCAAAATCCATGGATCTGGAGTCCAGCGACGCGTCGGCAGGATCTGGAACAACGCCACGGACGTAGCGGAAAGGCTCTCGACAGCCAGCCGCGAGCCAGCGGTGCTCGCCGGCGCCGACTGCCTGCCGAGGGAAACGGCCGGTCTGCGTCACAAAACCGTGGCCAAGATCCGCCATTGGAGTGGGCGTGA